DNA sequence from the Deltaproteobacteria bacterium GWA2_45_12 genome:
AGGAAGTTTTCATACCATACTTGCTGATCCTCCATGGCAATTTAAAAATAGAACTGGAAAAATGGCCCCCGAACACAAAAGGCTCAATCGTTACCCAACACTTACATTATCTGAAATAAAATCTCTCCCTGTAGCTAAGGTTTGTAAAGAACCTGCCCATTTGTATCTTTGGGTACCAAATGCATTACTAGGTGAGGGCTTGGAAGTATTGCACGCTTGGGGATTTACTTATAAAACAAATATTGTTTGGTACAAAATAAGAAAAGATGGCGGCCCGGATGGAAGAGGTGTTGGTTTCTATTTTAGAAATGTAACCGAATTAATTTTATTCGGGGTAAAAGGTAAAAATGCAAGAACCTTAGAAGCAGGAAGAACTCAGGTAAATTTAATCAATACTCGTAAACGTGAACACTCTAGGAAACCTGATGAACTTTTCTCACTCATAGAGCAATGCAGCAAAGGCCCATATCTCGAGCTCTTTGCCAGAGGTGAAAGAGCCAATTGGAGTCAATGGGGAAACCAAATAAAAGATTACGAACCAACATGGCCAACATATTCAAATCATTCTAAAAACTCTATTCACTCATCACTTTCTTTGTTCCCATAAGGGTACCTCTGGTACCTCTAAAAACTCGAGTTCATGGTTCGAGAACCTCACCATGTCCGTAAGCTTCCCCTAAAAAAAGACATTTCATAAGTAGAACTTTCG
Encoded proteins:
- a CDS encoding S-adenosylmethionine-binding protein, with protein sequence MKQIINTSKNNFITDFQDSIKGSFHTILADPPWQFKNRTGKMAPEHKRLNRYPTLTLSEIKSLPVAKVCKEPAHLYLWVPNALLGEGLEVLHAWGFTYKTNIVWYKIRKDGGPDGRGVGFYFRNVTELILFGVKGKNARTLEAGRTQVNLINTRKREHSRKPDELFSLIEQCSKGPYLELFARGERANWSQWGNQIKDYEPTWPTYSNHSKNSIHSSLSLFP